A genome region from Sphingomonas anseongensis includes the following:
- the rplJ gene encoding 50S ribosomal protein L10 encodes MDRSQKADLVDQLKQVFTETSVVVVTRNLGLSVAQSTDLRLKMRDAGAQFKVAKNRLALIALDGTRYQPIGDLLKGPTALATSSDPVAAAKVAVDFAKTNDRLEIVGGAMGDTVLDVEGIKALAALPSLDELRAKIVGLIQAPASKIARTVNEPGAQLARVFAAYGAKEAA; translated from the coding sequence ATGGATCGTTCGCAAAAAGCCGATCTGGTCGACCAGCTGAAGCAAGTCTTCACCGAGACGAGCGTCGTCGTGGTGACCCGCAACCTTGGGTTGTCGGTCGCTCAGTCGACGGATCTGCGGCTGAAGATGCGCGACGCCGGCGCCCAGTTCAAAGTTGCGAAGAACCGGCTCGCACTCATCGCCCTGGACGGGACTCGCTACCAGCCGATCGGCGACCTTCTCAAAGGTCCGACGGCTCTCGCTACCTCGTCCGATCCCGTCGCGGCCGCCAAGGTCGCGGTGGATTTCGCCAAGACGAACGACAGGCTCGAAATCGTCGGCGGAGCGATGGGCGACACCGTGCTCGACGTCGAAGGGATCAAGGCTCTCGCCGCGCTCCCCTCGCTCGACGAGCTTCGGGCCAAGATCGTCGGGCTCATCCAGGCGCCTGCGAGCAAGATCGCTCGCACCGTCAACGAGCCGGGCGCGCAGCTGGCGCGGGTCTTCGCGGCCTATGGGGCCAAGGAAGCCGCTTAA
- the rplL gene encoding 50S ribosomal protein L7/L12, with protein sequence MADINKLVDQLSELTVLEAADLAKALEEKWGVSAAAAVAAAPAAAAAAGPAAEEKTEFDVILTGDGGKKINVIKEVRAITGLGLGEAKALVEGAPKAVKEGVNKDEAEKIKKQIEDAGGTVELK encoded by the coding sequence ATGGCTGACATCAACAAGCTGGTCGACCAGCTGTCCGAACTGACCGTCCTCGAGGCCGCCGACCTGGCGAAGGCTCTCGAAGAGAAGTGGGGCGTTTCCGCCGCCGCAGCCGTTGCAGCCGCTCCGGCTGCTGCCGCCGCTGCCGGCCCGGCCGCCGAAGAGAAGACCGAATTCGACGTCATCCTGACCGGCGACGGCGGAAAGAAGATCAACGTGATCAAGGAAGTCCGTGCGATCACCGGTCTTGGCCTCGGCGAGGCGAAGGCTCTGGTCGAGGGCGCCCCGAAGGCCGTCAAGGAAGGCGTCAACAAGGACGAAGCCGAGAAGATCAAGAAGCAGATCGAGGATGCCGGCGGAACCGTCGAGCTCAAGTAG
- a CDS encoding DOPA 4,5-dioxygenase family protein has translation MIRDFHAHIYFDAEEIEKARALGEEAHRRFSVRVGRYHLGPVGPHPRGSVQLTVPADQFGDVARWLVLNRGDLTIFAHANTGEDLADHTRHVIWFGESETLDLSIFDASA, from the coding sequence ATGATCCGCGATTTCCACGCCCATATCTATTTCGACGCCGAAGAGATCGAGAAGGCGAGGGCGCTAGGCGAGGAGGCCCACCGCCGGTTCTCCGTCCGCGTCGGGCGTTACCACCTCGGACCCGTCGGCCCGCACCCGCGCGGAAGCGTGCAGCTCACGGTCCCGGCCGATCAGTTCGGCGACGTCGCTCGCTGGCTAGTACTCAACCGCGGCGACCTAACCATCTTCGCCCATGCCAACACCGGCGAAGATCTCGCCGACCATACCCGCCACGTCATCTGGTTCGGCGAAAGCGAAACGTTGGACCTGTCGATCTTCGACGCGTCCGCCTAG
- the rpoB gene encoding DNA-directed RNA polymerase subunit beta — protein MATKAIDAPASTMGRATAARRIRKIFGNIHEISEMPNLIEVQRESYEQFLRSDPAIGYVSGLEKTLRSVFPIEDFAGTAHLDFDHYVLEHPKFDTDECRQRGLTYAAPMRVTLRLTTFEIDPDTEARSVIDIKEQDVYMGDMPLMTQNGTFIINGTERVIVSQMHRSPGVLFDHDRGKTHASGKYLFAARVIPYRGSWLDFEFDAKDIVNVRIDRKRKLPVTALLHALGLTSEEILNTFYSTVVYGRGKNGWQIPYLAEAWRGQKPMYDVADAKTGEIIFKSGEKITPRRANQAAKDGLKNLVIPTEEIFGRFSAYDLVNEKTGEIYIEAGDEVSEENLAKMDAAGIKTLELLDIDYVNTGPWMRNTLKADKSEDQDSALADIYRVMRPGEPPTRETADALFYGLFFDPERYDLSAVGRVKLNMRLGLDAPDTVTTLRREDILAVVQELVNLKDGKGEIDDIDNLANRRVRSVGELLENQYRIGLLRMERAVKERMSSVDVSTVMPNDLINAKPAVAAVREFFGSSQLSQFMDQTNPLSEVTHKRRVSALGPGGLTRERAGFEVRDVHPTHYGRICPIETPEGPNIGLINSLASFSRVNKYGFIETPYRKVVDGKVTDDVVYLSAMEEAKHTIAQANAELNKDKTFGEEIVSARRNGDFLMAPRDQITLMDVSPKQLVSVAASLIPFLENDDANRALMGSNMQRQAVPLLQAEAPLVGTGMEETVARDSGAAIAARRSGVIDQVDAGRIVIRATGDLNPGESGVDIYTLMKFQRSNQNTCINQRPLVKKGQTVEAGQIIADGPSTEFGELALGRNVLVAFMPWNGYNYEDSILISERIVKDDVFTSIHIEEFEVMARDTKLGPEDITRDIPNVGEEALRNLDEAGIVYIGAEVEPGDILCGKITPKGESPMTPEEKLLRAIFGEKASDVRDTSLRLPPGVAGTVVEVRVFNRHGIDIDDRTRAIQTEEKERLKKDADDERAILNRATFARLKEMLLKQTATAAPKGIKKGAKIDAETLEGVQPHEWWKIAVKDDKRQADIEALKAQYDEAANTILRRFEDRVQKIEAGDELAPGVLKMVKVFVAVKRKLQPGDKMAGRHGNKGVISRILPSEDMPFLEDGTPVDIVLNPLGVPSRMNVGQIFETHLGWAARGLGQQIQAMLEGMHERGKDFADKDVKAIRTKIKDIYGKHYAAEIDARSDEDVMEMASALTRGIPMGTPVFDGAREPDVTEMLNKAGLDPSGQVTLFDGRTGNPFDRKVTVGYIYMLKLHHLVDDKIHARSIGPYSLVTQQPLGGKAQFGGQRFGEMEVWALQAYGAAYTLQEMLTVKSDDVIGRTKVYEAIVKGDDTFEAGIPESFNVLVKEMRSLGLNVELDSVQTEDEPPALAAE, from the coding sequence ATGGCGACAAAAGCGATCGACGCTCCGGCCTCCACGATGGGCCGAGCCACCGCCGCGCGGCGGATCCGCAAGATTTTCGGAAACATTCACGAAATCTCGGAAATGCCGAACCTCATCGAGGTCCAGCGCGAGAGCTATGAGCAGTTCCTCCGGTCCGACCCGGCGATCGGCTATGTGTCCGGTCTCGAGAAGACCCTGCGCTCGGTGTTCCCGATCGAGGACTTCGCCGGCACCGCCCACCTCGACTTCGACCATTACGTCCTCGAGCACCCCAAGTTCGACACCGACGAGTGCCGCCAGCGCGGCCTCACCTATGCCGCGCCGATGCGCGTCACCCTGCGCCTGACGACGTTCGAGATCGACCCCGACACCGAGGCCCGCTCCGTCATCGATATCAAGGAGCAGGATGTTTACATGGGCGACATGCCGCTCATGACGCAGAACGGCACCTTCATCATCAACGGCACCGAGCGAGTGATCGTCAGCCAGATGCACCGGTCGCCGGGCGTCCTGTTCGACCACGACCGCGGCAAGACCCACGCCAGCGGCAAGTATCTTTTCGCCGCGCGGGTGATCCCGTACCGCGGCAGCTGGCTCGACTTCGAGTTCGACGCCAAGGACATCGTCAACGTCCGCATCGACCGCAAGCGCAAGCTTCCGGTCACCGCGCTGCTTCACGCGCTTGGCCTGACCAGCGAGGAAATCCTCAACACCTTCTACAGCACCGTGGTCTATGGCCGCGGCAAGAACGGCTGGCAGATCCCCTACCTCGCGGAAGCGTGGCGCGGGCAGAAGCCGATGTACGACGTCGCCGACGCAAAGACCGGCGAGATCATCTTCAAGTCGGGCGAGAAGATCACTCCTCGCCGCGCCAACCAGGCGGCGAAGGACGGCCTCAAGAACCTCGTCATCCCGACGGAGGAAATCTTCGGCCGCTTCTCGGCTTACGACCTGGTCAACGAGAAGACCGGCGAGATCTACATCGAGGCCGGCGACGAGGTCAGCGAGGAAAATCTCGCGAAGATGGACGCGGCGGGGATCAAGACCCTCGAGCTGCTCGACATCGATTACGTCAACACCGGTCCGTGGATGCGCAACACGCTGAAGGCGGACAAGTCTGAAGACCAGGATTCGGCGCTTGCCGACATCTACCGGGTCATGCGCCCCGGCGAGCCGCCGACCCGCGAGACCGCGGACGCGCTGTTCTATGGCCTGTTCTTCGACCCTGAGCGCTACGACCTCTCCGCGGTCGGCCGAGTGAAGCTCAACATGCGCCTCGGACTCGACGCTCCCGACACGGTCACCACCCTTCGCCGCGAGGACATTCTCGCGGTCGTCCAGGAATTGGTGAACCTGAAGGACGGCAAGGGTGAGATCGACGACATCGACAACCTAGCCAACCGCCGGGTCCGCTCGGTCGGCGAACTCCTCGAGAATCAGTACCGCATCGGCCTGCTTCGGATGGAGCGCGCCGTGAAGGAGCGGATGAGCAGCGTCGACGTGTCGACGGTGATGCCGAACGACCTCATCAACGCGAAGCCGGCGGTCGCCGCGGTTCGCGAATTCTTCGGCTCGTCGCAGCTTTCGCAGTTCATGGACCAGACCAATCCGCTTTCGGAAGTCACCCACAAGCGCCGCGTGTCGGCGCTCGGGCCGGGCGGCCTGACCCGCGAGCGCGCGGGCTTCGAGGTCCGCGACGTCCACCCGACCCACTATGGCCGGATCTGCCCGATCGAGACTCCGGAAGGCCCGAACATCGGCCTCATCAACTCGCTCGCCAGCTTCAGCCGGGTGAACAAGTACGGCTTCATCGAGACCCCGTACCGCAAGGTTGTGGACGGAAAGGTGACCGACGACGTCGTTTACCTGTCGGCCATGGAAGAGGCGAAGCACACGATCGCCCAGGCCAACGCCGAACTGAACAAGGACAAGACGTTCGGCGAGGAGATCGTCTCCGCCCGCCGCAACGGCGACTTCTTGATGGCTCCGCGCGATCAGATCACCCTGATGGACGTCAGCCCCAAGCAGCTAGTGTCGGTCGCGGCCTCGCTGATTCCGTTCCTGGAGAACGATGACGCGAACCGCGCTCTGATGGGATCGAACATGCAGCGCCAGGCGGTGCCGCTTCTCCAGGCCGAGGCGCCGCTGGTCGGCACCGGAATGGAAGAGACGGTTGCCCGCGATTCCGGTGCTGCCATCGCCGCCCGCCGCTCGGGCGTGATCGACCAGGTGGATGCCGGCCGTATCGTCATTCGCGCGACCGGCGATCTCAACCCGGGCGAATCCGGGGTCGACATCTACACGCTGATGAAGTTCCAGCGATCGAACCAGAACACCTGCATCAACCAGCGCCCGCTGGTGAAGAAGGGTCAGACGGTCGAGGCCGGGCAGATCATCGCCGACGGCCCGTCGACGGAGTTCGGCGAGCTCGCGCTCGGCCGGAACGTGCTCGTCGCGTTCATGCCGTGGAACGGGTACAATTACGAGGACTCGATCCTGATCTCAGAGCGGATCGTGAAGGACGACGTCTTCACCTCGATCCATATCGAAGAGTTCGAGGTTATGGCCCGCGACACCAAGCTCGGGCCTGAGGACATCACCCGCGACATCCCCAACGTCGGCGAGGAAGCCTTGCGCAACCTCGACGAGGCGGGAATCGTCTACATCGGTGCCGAGGTCGAGCCGGGCGACATCCTGTGCGGCAAGATCACCCCAAAGGGCGAAAGCCCGATGACGCCGGAGGAAAAGCTCCTCCGCGCCATCTTCGGCGAAAAGGCTTCGGACGTCCGCGACACCTCGCTCCGGTTGCCGCCGGGCGTTGCCGGCACGGTCGTCGAAGTCCGGGTCTTCAACCGGCACGGGATCGACATCGATGACCGTACCCGGGCGATCCAGACCGAGGAAAAGGAGCGTCTGAAGAAGGACGCCGACGACGAGCGCGCCATCCTCAACCGTGCGACCTTCGCACGCCTCAAGGAGATGCTCCTAAAGCAGACGGCGACGGCTGCTCCCAAGGGCATCAAGAAGGGCGCGAAGATCGACGCCGAAACGCTCGAGGGGGTGCAGCCGCACGAGTGGTGGAAGATCGCGGTCAAGGACGACAAGCGCCAGGCCGACATCGAGGCCCTCAAGGCCCAGTATGACGAGGCCGCCAACACGATCCTCCGGCGCTTCGAAGACCGCGTCCAGAAGATCGAGGCCGGAGACGAGCTGGCTCCGGGCGTGCTCAAGATGGTCAAGGTCTTCGTCGCGGTGAAGCGCAAGCTTCAGCCGGGCGACAAGATGGCCGGCCGCCACGGAAACAAGGGCGTCATCAGCCGGATCCTTCCTTCGGAGGACATGCCGTTCCTCGAGGACGGGACTCCGGTCGACATCGTGCTCAACCCGCTAGGCGTGCCGAGCCGAATGAACGTCGGGCAGATCTTCGAGACCCACCTTGGCTGGGCAGCCCGCGGTCTTGGCCAGCAGATCCAGGCAATGCTCGAGGGAATGCACGAGCGCGGCAAGGATTTCGCCGACAAGGACGTCAAGGCGATCCGGACGAAGATCAAGGACATCTACGGCAAGCATTATGCCGCTGAGATCGACGCCCGAAGCGATGAGGATGTCATGGAGATGGCATCGGCCCTGACCCGCGGAATCCCGATGGGCACTCCGGTGTTCGACGGCGCTCGCGAACCGGACGTGACCGAGATGCTCAATAAGGCGGGCCTCGACCCGTCGGGGCAGGTGACGCTGTTCGACGGCCGTACCGGCAATCCGTTCGATCGCAAGGTGACGGTTGGCTACATCTACATGCTGAAGCTTCACCACCTCGTGGACGACAAGATCCACGCCCGCTCGATCGGCCCGTACAGCCTTGTCACCCAGCAGCCGCTGGGCGGAAAGGCGCAGTTCGGCGGACAGCGCTTCGGCGAAATGGAGGTCTGGGCTCTCCAGGCCTACGGCGCCGCCTACACGCTGCAGGAGATGCTGACGGTCAAGTCGGACGACGTGATCGGCCGGACCAAGGTCTACGAGGCGATCGTCAAGGGCGACGACACGTTCGAGGCCGGAATTCCGGAGAGCTTCAACGTGCTCGTGAAGGAAATGCGCAGCCTTGGCCTCAACGTCGAGCTGGACAGCGTCCAGACCGAAGACGAACCGCCGGCACTCGCAGCCGAATAA
- the rpoC gene encoding DNA-directed RNA polymerase subunit beta' translates to MNELTPFANPVAKPETFDHIRIGIASPDKIRSWSFGEIKKPETINYRTFKPERDGLFCARIFGPIKDYECLCGKYKRMKYKGIVCEKCGVEVTVSKVRRERMGHIELAAPVAHIWFLKSLPSRIGLLLDMQLKQLERVLYFESYVVLEPGLTPLEKLQLLTEDELLEAQDEYGEDAFSAGIGAEAVKQMLIDLDLEGEKEALLKELAETKSELKPKKIIKRLKVVESFLESGNRPEWMILDVVPVIPPELRPLVPLDGGRFATSDLNDLYRRVINRNNRLKRLMELRAPDIIVRNEKRMLQEAVDALFDNGRRGRTITGANKRPLKSLSDMLKGKQGRFRQNLLGKRVDYSGRSVIVTGPELKLHQCGLPKKMALELFKPFIYSRLDAKGLSMTLKQAKKWVEKERKEVWDILDEVIREHPVLLNRAPTLHRLGIQAFEPVLIEGKAIQLHPLVCAAFNADFDGDQMAVHVPLSLEAQLEARVLMMSTNNILSPANGKPIIVPSQDMVLGLYYLSIEKEGEPGEGMMLSDMAEVHQALAAGAVTLHTKITSRVPQTDEDGNTYMKRFETTAGRMLLGETLPKSHKVPFETVNRLLTKKEIGDVIDIVYRHTGQKETVLFADAIMQLGFRHAFAAGISFGKDDMVIPTEKVKLVDDTRALVKDYEQQYQDGLITQQEKYNKVIDAWSRCGDQVATAMMKEISATPVLENGRQADVNSIYMMAHSGARGSQAQIKQLAGMRGLMAKPSGEIIETPIISNFKEGLTVLEYFNSTHGARKGLADTALKTANSGYLTRRLVDVSQDCVIVEEDCGTDRALEMRAIVQGGAVIASLADRVLGRTTAEDIVDPKSGDVIIPEGSLLDEAMVAQIEEIGIQGMKIRSPLVCASTQGVCGKCYGRDLARGTPVNIGEAVGVIAAQSIGEPGTQLTMRTFHIGGAAQLNEQSNLEAPVDGTIELRDMPTIQDPRGRHVSLSRSGEIAILDMDGRELSTHRVPYGAHLLCETGHIVTRGDRVAEWDPAFSPVITETGGTVKYQDLIEQRTLTEQVDESTGITQRVVTEDTGGRSKKDSLHPRLTLTGSGAKAKEAGVYRLPAGAIIAIEDGQQVEAGEVLARLPREAARTRDITGGLPRVAELFEARKPKENAIIAKVSGKVTFLRDYKAKRKIAIVPEDGGEPVEYLVPKAKLIEVQEGDYVKRGDNLVGGSPDPHDILEVLGVEALAEYLVSEIQEVYRLQGVKINDKHIEVIVRQMLQKVEITESGDTTLLPGEQVDREEMDAINSKLEKKQKHAEGKPVLLGITKASLQTRSFISAASFQETTRVLTEASVQGKIDTLNGLKENVIVGRLIPAGTGAGMNRLRVSATSRDAALRAQQRKIQESLIAPETAAEEHAAELAEGPEAAIHADPLDAVTPSGHGLDADAGDYLQEK, encoded by the coding sequence ATGAATGAACTGACCCCCTTCGCAAACCCGGTCGCAAAGCCGGAAACGTTCGACCACATCCGCATCGGGATCGCGTCCCCGGACAAGATCCGAAGCTGGTCGTTCGGCGAGATCAAGAAGCCGGAAACCATCAACTACCGGACCTTCAAGCCGGAGCGCGACGGCCTGTTCTGCGCCCGCATCTTCGGCCCGATCAAGGACTACGAGTGCTTGTGCGGCAAGTATAAGCGCATGAAGTACAAGGGAATCGTCTGCGAGAAGTGCGGTGTTGAAGTCACCGTCTCGAAGGTCCGGCGCGAGCGCATGGGCCATATCGAGCTGGCCGCTCCGGTCGCTCACATCTGGTTCCTCAAGAGCCTTCCGAGCCGCATCGGCCTGCTGCTCGACATGCAGCTCAAGCAGCTCGAGCGCGTGCTCTACTTCGAAAGCTATGTGGTCCTCGAGCCGGGCCTGACCCCGCTCGAGAAGCTCCAGCTCCTCACGGAGGACGAGCTGCTCGAAGCCCAGGACGAATATGGCGAAGACGCCTTCTCTGCCGGTATCGGCGCCGAGGCGGTCAAGCAGATGCTGATCGACCTCGACCTCGAGGGCGAGAAGGAAGCGCTCCTCAAGGAGCTTGCCGAGACCAAGTCCGAGCTCAAGCCGAAGAAGATCATCAAGCGGCTCAAGGTCGTCGAGAGCTTCCTCGAATCCGGCAACCGTCCCGAGTGGATGATTTTGGACGTCGTTCCGGTGATCCCGCCCGAGCTTCGCCCGCTGGTCCCGCTGGACGGCGGCCGCTTCGCGACGTCCGACCTCAACGACCTGTATCGCCGCGTCATCAACCGAAACAACCGTCTGAAGCGGCTGATGGAGCTTCGCGCCCCGGACATCATCGTCCGCAACGAGAAGCGCATGCTTCAGGAAGCGGTCGACGCCCTGTTCGACAACGGCCGTCGCGGCCGCACGATCACCGGCGCCAACAAGCGTCCGCTGAAGTCGCTGTCCGACATGCTCAAGGGCAAGCAGGGCCGCTTCCGGCAGAACCTGCTCGGCAAGCGCGTCGACTATTCGGGCCGTTCGGTCATCGTCACCGGTCCGGAGCTCAAGCTCCACCAGTGCGGTCTTCCGAAGAAGATGGCGCTCGAGCTGTTCAAGCCGTTCATCTACTCACGCCTCGACGCCAAGGGCCTCAGCATGACGCTGAAGCAGGCGAAGAAGTGGGTCGAGAAGGAGCGCAAGGAAGTCTGGGACATCCTCGACGAAGTCATTCGCGAGCACCCGGTCCTCCTCAACCGTGCGCCGACGCTTCACCGTCTTGGCATTCAGGCGTTCGAGCCGGTCTTGATCGAAGGCAAGGCGATCCAGCTTCACCCGCTGGTCTGCGCCGCCTTCAACGCCGACTTCGACGGCGACCAGATGGCCGTTCACGTCCCGCTGAGCCTCGAGGCCCAGTTGGAAGCGCGCGTGCTGATGATGAGCACGAACAACATCCTGTCGCCCGCGAACGGCAAGCCGATCATCGTGCCGTCGCAGGACATGGTTCTGGGTCTCTACTACCTCTCGATCGAGAAGGAGGGTGAGCCCGGTGAAGGCATGATGCTGTCCGACATGGCCGAGGTCCACCAGGCCCTGGCAGCCGGAGCCGTCACGCTTCACACCAAGATCACCAGCCGAGTCCCGCAGACGGACGAGGACGGCAACACCTACATGAAGCGCTTCGAGACGACCGCCGGGCGGATGCTGCTGGGCGAGACTCTTCCGAAGAGCCACAAGGTGCCGTTCGAGACGGTCAACCGGCTTCTGACCAAGAAGGAGATCGGCGACGTCATCGACATCGTCTATCGCCACACCGGCCAGAAGGAGACGGTGCTGTTCGCCGACGCGATCATGCAGCTCGGCTTCCGCCACGCGTTCGCCGCCGGAATCTCGTTCGGCAAGGACGACATGGTCATCCCGACCGAGAAGGTGAAGCTGGTCGACGACACCCGCGCGCTCGTGAAGGATTACGAGCAGCAGTATCAGGACGGCCTGATCACCCAGCAGGAAAAGTACAACAAGGTGATCGACGCCTGGTCCCGTTGCGGCGACCAGGTCGCGACCGCGATGATGAAGGAAATCTCGGCCACTCCGGTGCTCGAGAACGGCCGCCAGGCGGACGTCAACTCGATCTACATGATGGCCCACTCTGGCGCTCGTGGTTCGCAGGCGCAGATCAAGCAGCTTGCCGGCATGCGCGGCCTCATGGCCAAGCCGTCGGGCGAGATCATCGAGACTCCGATCATCTCGAACTTCAAGGAAGGCTTGACCGTCCTTGAATACTTCAACTCGACCCACGGCGCCCGCAAGGGCCTGGCCGACACGGCGCTCAAGACGGCAAACTCGGGCTACCTGACCCGCCGCCTGGTCGACGTCAGCCAGGATTGCGTGATCGTCGAGGAGGATTGCGGCACCGACCGAGCGCTTGAGATGCGCGCGATCGTCCAGGGCGGCGCGGTCATCGCTTCGCTCGCCGACCGGGTCCTCGGCCGAACGACCGCGGAAGACATCGTCGATCCGAAGTCGGGCGACGTGATCATCCCCGAAGGCTCTCTTCTCGACGAGGCGATGGTCGCCCAGATCGAGGAGATCGGGATCCAGGGCATGAAGATCCGCTCCCCGCTTGTCTGCGCGTCCACCCAGGGCGTGTGCGGCAAGTGCTACGGGCGCGATCTTGCGCGGGGTACTCCGGTCAACATCGGCGAAGCGGTCGGGGTCATCGCGGCCCAGTCGATCGGCGAGCCGGGCACCCAGCTGACGATGCGGACCTTCCACATCGGCGGCGCGGCGCAGCTCAACGAGCAGTCGAACCTGGAGGCGCCGGTCGACGGCACCATCGAGCTTCGCGACATGCCGACGATCCAGGACCCGCGCGGACGGCACGTTTCGCTGTCCCGTTCGGGCGAGATCGCGATCCTCGACATGGACGGGCGCGAACTTTCGACCCATCGCGTTCCTTACGGCGCTCACCTGCTGTGCGAGACCGGCCATATCGTCACCCGCGGCGACCGCGTCGCCGAGTGGGACCCGGCCTTCAGCCCGGTCATCACCGAGACCGGCGGCACGGTTAAGTACCAGGACCTAATCGAGCAGCGCACGCTGACCGAGCAGGTGGACGAGTCGACCGGAATTACCCAGCGTGTCGTCACCGAGGACACTGGCGGCCGTTCCAAGAAGGACAGCCTCCACCCTCGGCTCACGCTGACGGGCTCCGGCGCCAAGGCGAAGGAAGCGGGCGTCTACCGGCTTCCGGCCGGGGCGATCATCGCCATCGAGGACGGCCAGCAGGTCGAGGCCGGCGAGGTTCTCGCCCGCCTTCCTCGCGAAGCGGCCCGTACGCGCGACATCACCGGCGGTCTTCCGCGCGTCGCGGAGCTCTTCGAGGCGCGCAAGCCGAAGGAGAATGCGATCATCGCCAAGGTGTCGGGCAAGGTCACCTTCCTTCGCGACTACAAGGCGAAGCGGAAGATCGCGATCGTTCCCGAGGATGGTGGCGAGCCGGTCGAGTATCTGGTCCCGAAGGCGAAGCTCATCGAGGTCCAGGAAGGCGATTATGTGAAGCGCGGCGACAATCTCGTCGGCGGTTCACCCGATCCGCACGACATTCTGGAGGTTCTCGGGGTCGAGGCGCTCGCCGAATATCTCGTGAGCGAGATCCAGGAGGTCTATCGACTCCAGGGCGTGAAGATCAACGACAAGCACATCGAGGTGATCGTTCGCCAGATGCTGCAGAAGGTCGAGATCACCGAGAGCGGCGACACCACTCTGCTTCCGGGCGAGCAGGTCGATCGTGAGGAGATGGATGCCATCAACTCGAAGCTCGAGAAGAAGCAGAAGCATGCGGAAGGCAAGCCGGTGCTGCTTGGCATCACCAAGGCCTCGCTGCAGACCCGAAGCTTCATCTCGGCTGCCTCGTTCCAGGAAACGACGAGGGTACTCACCGAGGCTTCGGTCCAGGGCAAGATCGACACGCTCAACGGCCTCAAGGAGAATGTCATCGTCGGCCGCCTTATCCCGGCGGGTACCGGCGCCGGCATGAACCGCCTGCGCGTCAGTGCGACCTCCCGCGACGCGGCGCTTCGTGCGCAGCAGCGCAAGATCCAGGAATCGCTGATCGCTCCTGAGACTGCTGCTGAGGAACATGCGGCCGAATTGGCTGAAGGTCCCGAAGCCGCAATCCACGCCGATCCGCTCGATGCGGTGACCCCGTCGGGTCACGGCCTCGACGCCGACGCGGGCGATTACCTGCAGGAAAAATAA
- a CDS encoding entericidin EcnA/B family protein translates to MLRAFVISAVVVGSLAVAACNTVRGAAADVNSVANCTENTINTGRCK, encoded by the coding sequence ATGCTTCGAGCTTTTGTGATCAGCGCAGTCGTTGTTGGCAGCCTTGCGGTTGCCGCTTGCAACACCGTCCGCGGCGCCGCGGCGGACGTGAATTCGGTCGCGAACTGCACCGAGAACACCATCAATACCGGTCGCTGCAAGTAA
- a CDS encoding entericidin EcnA/B family protein, producing the protein MMLQKIATVLIVGAALATAACNTVRGAARDVNSVANCTENAINGGNC; encoded by the coding sequence ATGATGCTTCAGAAGATCGCTACTGTGCTCATCGTGGGCGCCGCGCTTGCGACGGCGGCGTGCAACACCGTTCGTGGCGCCGCTCGCGACGTCAATTCGGTCGCGAACTGCACCGAGAACGCGATAAACGGCGGCAACTGCTAG
- a CDS encoding thymidylate synthase yields MRQYLDLLQTILDEGVPQSDRTGTGTLTYFGAQMRFDLQKGFPLLTTKKLHLRSIIVELLWFLRGDTNIAWLKERNVKIWDEWADEKGDLGPVYGKQWRDWETSDGRHIDQIANLVDLIKRDPSSRRQIVTAWNPGEIHKMALAPCHCLFQTQVAGGRLNLQLYQRSADMFLGVPFNIASYSLLTHMLARECGLEPGVFVWTGGDCHIYSNHMEQVRLQLGREPRSLPQLVLKDRGQTIDSYEPEDFLFENYDPHPHISAPVAV; encoded by the coding sequence ATGCGCCAATATCTCGACCTGCTGCAGACCATCCTCGACGAAGGCGTGCCGCAGTCGGACCGCACCGGGACCGGAACCCTCACCTATTTCGGAGCGCAGATGCGCTTCGACCTTCAAAAGGGCTTTCCGCTTCTCACGACCAAGAAGCTCCACCTTCGTTCGATCATCGTCGAGCTTCTGTGGTTCCTTCGCGGCGACACGAACATCGCCTGGCTGAAGGAGCGTAACGTCAAGATCTGGGACGAGTGGGCGGACGAGAAGGGCGACCTTGGTCCCGTCTACGGGAAGCAGTGGCGCGACTGGGAAACCAGCGACGGCCGCCACATCGACCAAATCGCGAACCTGGTCGACCTCATCAAGAGGGATCCCTCGTCGCGCCGGCAGATCGTCACCGCCTGGAACCCCGGCGAGATCCACAAGATGGCGCTCGCGCCGTGCCACTGCCTATTCCAGACGCAGGTGGCGGGGGGCCGGCTCAACCTCCAGCTTTACCAGCGCAGCGCGGACATGTTCCTGGGCGTCCCGTTCAACATCGCCAGCTATTCGCTGCTGACGCACATGCTCGCGCGCGAATGCGGGCTGGAGCCGGGCGTGTTCGTCTGGACCGGCGGAGACTGCCACATCTATTCGAACCATATGGAGCAGGTGAGGCTCCAGCTAGGCCGTGAACCTCGCTCGCTTCCGCAGCTTGTCCTCAAGGACCGCGGCCAGACGATCGATAGTTACGAGCCGGAAGACTTCCTTTTCGAAAATTACGACCCGCACCCGCACATTTCCGCGCCCGTGGCCGTTTGA